One Yoonia sp. BS5-3 genomic window carries:
- a CDS encoding electron transfer flavoprotein subunit beta/FixA family protein encodes MKVLVPVKRVIDYNVKVRVKADGSGVDLANVKMSMNPFDEIAVEEAIRLREAGKVEEVIAVSIGVKQAQETLRTALAMGADRAILVVAADDVHTDIEPLAVAKILAAIVKEEDPQLVLCGKQAIDNDMNATGQMLSALLGWSQATFASEVDLDGDSATVTREVDGGLQTIKVKMPTIISVDLRLNEPRYASLPNIMKAKKKPLDEKTPADYGVDFTPRLSVVGTSEPESRKAGIIVGSVDELVEKLKEAGAV; translated from the coding sequence ATGAAGGTCCTCGTACCCGTCAAGCGCGTGATCGACTACAACGTGAAGGTCCGCGTGAAAGCGGATGGCTCCGGTGTTGATCTCGCTAATGTCAAAATGTCCATGAACCCGTTCGACGAGATTGCCGTCGAAGAGGCCATTCGCCTGCGTGAAGCAGGTAAGGTGGAAGAGGTTATTGCCGTTTCGATTGGTGTCAAACAGGCTCAGGAAACATTGCGTACTGCGCTCGCCATGGGTGCGGACCGCGCCATTTTGGTCGTTGCGGCAGATGATGTGCATACGGATATCGAACCTTTGGCCGTGGCAAAAATCTTGGCTGCTATCGTCAAGGAAGAAGATCCGCAGCTGGTGTTGTGCGGCAAGCAAGCCATCGACAATGACATGAATGCTACCGGCCAAATGCTATCGGCATTGCTGGGTTGGTCGCAGGCCACATTCGCGTCCGAGGTCGATCTGGATGGTGACAGCGCCACAGTCACCCGCGAGGTTGATGGCGGTTTGCAAACCATCAAGGTCAAGATGCCGACCATTATCTCTGTTGATCTGCGCTTGAATGAGCCGCGTTATGCATCCTTGCCCAACATCATGAAGGCCAAGAAAAAGCCTTTGGACGAAAAGACACCGGCAGATTACGGCGTTGATTTCACACCGCGCCTTAGTGTGGTCGGTACGTCCGAACCTGAAAGCCGCAAGGCTGGGATTATCGTTGGCTCAGTGGATGAACTGGTCGAGAAACTTAAAGAAGCGGGGGCTGTGTAA
- a CDS encoding SDR family NAD(P)-dependent oxidoreductase translates to MTQKSILITGASSGIGLDAAYGLRNAGWRVFASCRKAEDCARLQSEGFESPLIDYADADTIVNGLAEVLEATGGTLDALYNNGAYACPGAVEDLPTDALRAIFETNLFGWHELTRLVIPVMRTQGHGRIINCSSVLGFVAMKWRGAYVSTKFALEGLTDVLRVEMANTPIKVILIEPGPVTSKIRQNAIPHFEKWIDWKGSARKDEYQEVMGRLYEDRGPDQFELPAEAVTKKLLHALTSSRPKPRYYVTTPTYLMGFLRRILSTRLLDKVILKA, encoded by the coding sequence ATGACCCAGAAATCAATCCTTATCACGGGCGCATCTTCGGGCATTGGCCTTGATGCTGCCTATGGGCTGCGCAATGCCGGATGGCGTGTGTTTGCCAGCTGCCGCAAGGCCGAAGACTGCGCGCGTTTGCAATCGGAAGGGTTTGAAAGCCCGCTGATAGACTATGCGGATGCGGATACGATCGTAAACGGACTGGCTGAGGTGCTCGAGGCCACTGGCGGAACACTTGATGCGCTTTACAATAATGGGGCCTATGCCTGCCCCGGCGCAGTTGAAGATCTGCCCACCGACGCGCTGCGGGCCATTTTTGAAACCAATCTTTTTGGTTGGCATGAACTGACCCGGCTGGTCATCCCGGTTATGCGCACGCAGGGGCATGGGCGGATCATTAATTGCTCATCCGTTTTGGGGTTTGTCGCGATGAAATGGCGCGGGGCTTACGTCTCAACCAAATTCGCGCTTGAGGGGCTGACGGATGTGCTTCGGGTTGAGATGGCCAATACGCCGATCAAGGTGATCTTGATCGAACCGGGGCCGGTCACGTCGAAAATTCGCCAAAATGCAATCCCGCATTTCGAAAAATGGATCGATTGGAAAGGCTCGGCCCGAAAGGATGAGTATCAAGAGGTCATGGGCCGCCTTTATGAGGATCGTGGTCCAGATCAGTTTGAATTACCCGCTGAGGCAGTCACCAAAAAGCTGCTGCATGCGCTGACCTCTTCCCGGCCGAAACCGCGCTATTATGTGACCACACCTACGTATTTGATGGGGTTCTTGCGCCGGATCCTTTCCACGCGTTTGCTGGATAAGGTGATATTGAAAGCGTAG
- a CDS encoding extracellular solute-binding protein, with product MIRNRAAALALCAFAGPGMADVTISHGYAVFGDLKYGPDFTHFDYANPDAPQGGTMAQRQLYGTPTFNSMNIFIIKGDPASEISHHVYDSLMARAYDEPDALYGLIAETIEYPDDLSYVTFNMRPEARFHDDEPITAQDVIFTINALKTDGHPYYRNLLADVTEMTAETDHRVRIALAPGAGNAFIGSLAQLAILPAHFYDNVPFDDTWMDTPIGSGPYLVETVDAPRSITFCKDPDYWAADLPVNAGRNNFECYAYEYFVDDTVGLEAFAAGEYAMRVEYRSSSWATGYNFPAAQSGWVKQIMIPDAQPGNAYGIWINMRKPALQDARVRLALQYAFNFEWTNETLFYQTYDQSDSFFENTDMQAEGIPEGAELALLEEFRDQLPPEIFTQPAFVPYAGGPNPRDRSGLREASRLLDEAGWIAGDDGMRRNAAGEVLTLRLPDDSRGLERVIVPFIENLKSIGIDAEFEFLDPSTMSERRQTYDFDLNAAAWQVSVTPGADLRAFYGAAAAAAEGSNNLSGIADPVVDALIERATEAETREDLVITIRALDRVLRSKNIWISGWTLAAHRVAIWDIFGMPDRPAPYDFNRGVDFWWFDQGKYDALVAAGALEDKF from the coding sequence ATGATCAGAAATCGCGCTGCGGCGCTAGCGCTTTGCGCATTTGCCGGGCCCGGAATGGCCGATGTCACAATCAGTCACGGTTATGCTGTGTTCGGAGACCTTAAATATGGCCCCGATTTCACCCATTTCGATTATGCCAACCCCGATGCGCCCCAGGGCGGAACGATGGCCCAGCGCCAGCTTTACGGCACGCCCACTTTCAACAGCATGAATATCTTCATCATCAAAGGCGATCCGGCCTCTGAGATCAGCCATCACGTCTATGACAGCCTGATGGCACGCGCCTATGACGAGCCGGACGCGCTTTATGGGTTGATTGCCGAAACAATCGAATACCCCGACGATCTGTCATATGTGACGTTCAACATGCGCCCCGAGGCCCGGTTTCACGACGATGAACCCATCACCGCCCAAGACGTCATCTTTACGATCAACGCACTGAAAACCGATGGGCATCCCTATTATCGCAACCTGCTTGCCGATGTGACGGAGATGACCGCAGAGACCGACCACCGGGTCCGCATCGCGTTGGCCCCCGGAGCTGGAAACGCCTTTATCGGCAGTCTGGCGCAGCTTGCGATCCTGCCCGCCCATTTCTACGATAATGTCCCTTTCGACGATACATGGATGGATACGCCCATCGGCTCTGGCCCCTATCTGGTTGAGACCGTCGATGCCCCGCGCAGCATCACATTTTGCAAAGACCCCGATTATTGGGCTGCCGATCTGCCGGTCAACGCGGGCCGAAATAATTTCGAATGCTACGCCTATGAATATTTCGTCGATGACACCGTCGGGCTGGAAGCATTTGCAGCCGGTGAATACGCGATGCGGGTTGAGTATCGGTCATCCTCATGGGCGACGGGATATAATTTCCCGGCTGCACAAAGCGGCTGGGTCAAACAGATCATGATCCCCGATGCCCAGCCAGGGAACGCGTACGGCATTTGGATCAACATGCGCAAGCCAGCCCTGCAAGACGCCCGAGTCCGCCTGGCCCTGCAATATGCGTTCAATTTCGAATGGACGAATGAGACGCTGTTTTACCAGACCTATGATCAATCCGACAGTTTCTTTGAAAACACCGATATGCAAGCCGAAGGCATCCCCGAAGGCGCAGAGCTGGCGCTCTTGGAAGAGTTTCGCGATCAACTGCCACCCGAGATTTTCACCCAGCCCGCCTTTGTACCCTATGCGGGCGGCCCTAACCCGCGTGATCGCAGCGGATTGCGTGAAGCATCGCGCCTGCTGGACGAAGCAGGGTGGATAGCAGGTGATGACGGGATGCGCCGAAATGCAGCGGGCGAAGTATTAACCCTGCGCCTGCCCGATGACAGCCGCGGTCTGGAACGAGTCATCGTGCCCTTTATCGAGAACCTGAAAAGCATCGGCATCGACGCCGAATTTGAGTTTCTCGACCCCAGCACCATGAGCGAGCGGCGCCAAACCTATGACTTTGATCTAAACGCGGCCGCATGGCAGGTCTCGGTCACGCCCGGCGCGGATCTACGGGCCTTTTATGGCGCAGCGGCCGCAGCCGCCGAGGGCAGCAATAATCTAAGCGGAATCGCAGACCCCGTCGTTGACGCATTGATCGAACGCGCAACCGAGGCCGAAACGCGCGAAGACCTGGTCATCACCATCCGGGCGCTCGACCGTGTGCTGCGGTCCAAGAATATCTGGATCAGCGGCTGGACCTTGGCGGCGCACCGGGTTGCGATCTGGGACATCTTCGGCATGCCCGACCGGCCCGCCCCATATGATTTCAACCGGGGCGTGGATTTCTGGTGGTTTGATCAAGGCAAATATGATGCGCTGGTCGCAGCCGGCGCGCTAGAGGACAAATTCTAG
- a CDS encoding FAD-binding protein, producing MAVLLIGEVSDGALSVDATAKAVSAVAALGDVTVLCAGASAKAAADEAAKIDGVAKVLCAEDAALGHRLAEPTADLIVSLAGDYTHIAAPGTTDAKNVMPRVAALLDVMIVSEVTKVVDADTFERPIYAGNAIQTVKSADGKKVLTVRTAGFDAAGMGGSAAVEAIGAAGDPGLSEWVEDKVAESDRPELTSAGVVVSGGRGVGSEEDFALIEKLADKLNAAVGASRAAVDSGYAPNDWQVGQTGKVVAPDLYVAVGISGAIQHLAGMKDSKIIVAINKDEEAPIFQVADFGLVADLFDAVPELTGKL from the coding sequence ATGGCTGTTCTTCTGATTGGTGAAGTAAGCGACGGTGCCCTGTCGGTTGATGCGACAGCAAAAGCTGTCAGTGCCGTGGCAGCGCTGGGCGATGTGACTGTGCTTTGCGCCGGCGCGTCCGCCAAGGCTGCTGCGGATGAAGCGGCCAAGATTGATGGTGTCGCAAAGGTACTATGTGCCGAAGATGCGGCCCTCGGTCACCGTTTGGCCGAGCCGACCGCAGATTTGATTGTCTCGCTTGCTGGTGATTACACGCATATCGCCGCCCCTGGGACAACAGACGCCAAGAATGTGATGCCCCGCGTGGCGGCTTTACTTGATGTGATGATCGTCTCTGAGGTGACCAAAGTTGTTGATGCGGACACCTTTGAGCGTCCGATCTATGCGGGCAACGCTATTCAAACCGTGAAATCAGCGGATGGCAAAAAAGTGCTGACTGTCCGTACCGCTGGTTTTGACGCTGCTGGTATGGGTGGCTCTGCTGCGGTTGAAGCCATTGGCGCGGCTGGTGATCCAGGCCTGTCCGAATGGGTCGAAGACAAAGTTGCCGAATCCGACCGACCCGAACTGACATCGGCAGGTGTTGTCGTCTCTGGCGGGCGCGGCGTAGGGTCGGAAGAAGACTTCGCCCTGATCGAAAAGCTGGCAGATAAGCTGAACGCCGCTGTTGGCGCGTCGCGCGCTGCGGTCGATAGCGGTTATGCCCCCAATGACTGGCAAGTTGGCCAAACCGGTAAGGTTGTTGCGCCTGATCTTTACGTCGCAGTCGGGATTTCCGGTGCAATCCAGCACCTTGCGGGCATGAAAGACAGTAAGATCATCGTGGCGATCAACAAAGACGAAGAAGCCCCGATTTTCCAGGTGGCAGATTTTGGTCTGGTTGCTGATCTGTTTGATGCGGTTCCGGAGCTGACAGGTAAGCTCTGA
- a CDS encoding cob(I)yrinic acid a,c-diamide adenosyltransferase, with protein MVVLNKIYTKTGDAGETALGNGARVAKHALRVNAYGTVDETNATVGLARLHATDEMDAQLAMIQNDLFDLGADLCRPDMEKDAEAEYPVLRMADTQVTRLETQIDAMTKQVEPLRSFILPGGSPLAAHLHLCRTISRRAERLSVELATMEAVNPAAVKYLNRLSDWFFQASRIANENGKRDVLWVPGANR; from the coding sequence ATGGTCGTTTTGAACAAGATTTACACCAAAACCGGTGACGCGGGGGAAACGGCGCTAGGCAATGGCGCGCGCGTGGCCAAACATGCGCTGCGTGTGAATGCCTATGGAACGGTAGATGAAACCAACGCGACCGTTGGTCTTGCGCGCCTGCATGCGACAGATGAAATGGACGCCCAATTGGCTATGATCCAGAATGATCTATTCGATCTCGGCGCCGATCTGTGCCGCCCAGATATGGAAAAAGACGCCGAGGCCGAATATCCCGTTTTGCGCATGGCCGATACGCAAGTCACGCGTCTGGAAACCCAGATTGATGCGATGACTAAACAGGTTGAGCCTTTGCGTAGCTTCATTTTGCCAGGTGGCTCGCCATTGGCGGCCCATCTGCATCTCTGCCGGACGATTTCACGTCGGGCCGAGCGGCTTTCGGTTGAACTGGCCACGATGGAGGCAGTCAATCCAGCGGCGGTGAAATATCTGAACCGTCTGTCGGACTGGTTCTTTCAGGCTTCGCGAATTGCGAATGAGAATGGCAAGCGCGATGTACTTTGGGTGCCGGGCGCCAACCGCTAA
- a CDS encoding twin transmembrane helix small protein: MTNDPLFWFMLLSVAAVLVILMAGIGTFGKGGAFNRKYANKIMRWRIGAQLFAVVMIVLFVVLRGNGG; this comes from the coding sequence ATGACAAACGACCCGCTTTTTTGGTTCATGCTGCTATCGGTCGCTGCGGTGTTGGTGATCTTGATGGCAGGGATTGGCACCTTCGGCAAAGGCGGCGCGTTCAATCGCAAATATGCCAATAAGATCATGCGCTGGCGGATCGGTGCGCAGTTATTTGCAGTTGTGATGATCGTGCTTTTTGTCGTTTTGCGTGGCAACGGGGGATAG